A region of Clostridium acetobutylicum ATCC 824 DNA encodes the following proteins:
- a CDS encoding xanthine phosphoribosyltransferase, with amino-acid sequence MEQLCKRILEEGKALNEYVLKVDSFLNHNVDPKLMYEIGTYFKEYFSARGITKIFTIESSGIAPAVMTALQMDIPMVILKKQKPNTLTEDVYQTTVHSFTKGSDYELTLLKKYISDKDKILIIDDFLANGEASLGAVRLVETAGAEVSGIGIVIEKSFQKGRKCLEEKGYDIYSLARIKKLGKDLIEFL; translated from the coding sequence ATGGAACAATTATGTAAAAGAATATTAGAAGAAGGTAAGGCTCTGAATGAATATGTACTAAAGGTTGATTCTTTTCTAAATCATAATGTTGACCCAAAGTTAATGTATGAAATTGGAACGTATTTTAAAGAATATTTTTCTGCAAGAGGTATAACAAAAATATTTACTATTGAGAGTTCTGGAATAGCACCAGCTGTTATGACAGCACTTCAAATGGATATACCTATGGTTATATTAAAAAAGCAAAAGCCAAATACCTTGACGGAAGATGTATACCAAACTACAGTACACTCATTTACTAAGGGATCAGACTATGAGCTTACGCTGCTTAAAAAGTATATATCGGACAAGGATAAAATACTAATCATTGATGATTTTTTAGCAAATGGAGAGGCATCATTAGGAGCTGTACGTTTAGTTGAAACCGCAGGAGCGGAAGTTTCAGGTATAGGTATTGTAATTGAAAAGTCTTTCCAAAAAGGAAGAAAGTGTCTTGAGGAAAAGGGATACGATATTTACTCACTTGCTAGAATAAAAAAGCTTGGAAAAGACTTAATAGAATTTCTTTAA
- a CDS encoding DMT family transporter, producing the protein MTNENIVDSNLRKKGLIFAVLASTLWGISGIAAQYLFQMEDFSPEWLVVIRLIISGVLLLAATYVATKKNIFKVFKNRHDIFSFIMFGFGGMLAVQYTYFVAIKYSNAATATILQYLSPVIITIYLIVHLKKLPSLYEVIGIILALIGTFFIITKGDIKTINISGITLFWGILSAIAAAVNTLQPRRILAKWGSNLVAGWGMVIGGVLMSFVHSPFQFKGHISLVSISCVAVVVIIGTLIPFWLYMESIKYIKPTEASILGAFEPLSAAILSLAFFNLHFSVLEWLGSGCIILTTIILSTVKNSSN; encoded by the coding sequence ATGACAAATGAAAATATAGTAGATAGTAACTTAAGAAAAAAAGGACTTATATTTGCTGTATTAGCCTCAACTCTATGGGGAATATCTGGTATAGCTGCGCAGTATTTATTTCAAATGGAAGACTTTAGTCCAGAATGGCTTGTGGTAATTAGGCTTATCATTTCAGGTGTTCTTTTATTAGCAGCCACATATGTAGCTACTAAAAAAAATATATTTAAAGTGTTTAAAAATAGACATGATATTTTTAGTTTTATTATGTTTGGCTTCGGGGGTATGTTAGCAGTTCAATATACATATTTTGTTGCTATTAAATACAGCAATGCAGCAACGGCTACAATACTACAATATCTTTCACCAGTAATAATTACAATATATTTAATAGTACATTTAAAAAAGTTGCCAAGCCTCTATGAAGTTATAGGTATAATTTTAGCTCTTATAGGAACATTTTTTATAATTACAAAAGGTGATATAAAAACTATAAATATTTCTGGAATAACATTATTTTGGGGAATTCTTTCTGCAATTGCAGCTGCAGTTAATACGTTGCAGCCAAGAAGAATACTAGCTAAGTGGGGATCTAATTTAGTTGCTGGTTGGGGAATGGTTATAGGTGGTGTTTTAATGTCATTTGTACACAGTCCCTTCCAGTTTAAAGGGCATATATCATTAGTATCAATTTCTTGTGTAGCGGTTGTGGTTATAATTGGAACACTTATTCCATTTTGGCTTTACATGGAGAGTATAAAGTATATAAAACCAACAGAAGCCAGTATTCTTGGTGCTTTTGAACCATTGTCAGCAGCGATTTTATCTTTAGCATTTTTTAATCTCCATTTTAGTGTTCTAGAATGGCTTGGAAGCGGATGTATTATACTTACAACGATAATTCTTTCTACGGTAAAAAATAGTAGTAATTAA
- a CDS encoding MarR family transcriptional regulator translates to MGNDQIDEIVNDIFYVMPAFAKTMFGLLESTFYHCELSNSSIRVLFALNNHKKITITDLGKVLCAHKPNVTSWVDCLVKNDLACRLYDDNDRRIIYISLTENGKLTIDKCKEVLNKSFAERLAHLNDEDLELLIQTLNNMSMLLNKINGHS, encoded by the coding sequence ATGGGGAATGATCAAATTGATGAAATTGTTAATGATATTTTTTATGTAATGCCCGCTTTCGCTAAAACTATGTTTGGGTTACTTGAAAGTACCTTTTATCATTGTGAGTTATCAAATTCAAGCATAAGAGTACTATTTGCATTAAATAATCATAAAAAGATTACTATTACTGATTTAGGAAAAGTTCTTTGTGCTCATAAGCCTAATGTAACATCATGGGTAGATTGCTTGGTGAAAAATGATTTGGCATGTAGGCTGTATGATGATAACGACAGAAGAATAATATATATTTCTCTTACGGAAAATGGAAAGCTTACTATTGATAAATGCAAAGAGGTTTTGAACAAGTCTTTTGCTGAAAGATTAGCACATTTAAATGATGAAGACTTAGAGTTACTTATTCAAACGCTTAATAATATGTCAATGCTATTAAATAAAATAAATGGACATAGTTAA
- a CDS encoding SAM-dependent methyltransferase, giving the protein MDTNKLFYKTLFKGLFSDTCEVRFWDGETEKYGEGESKFKIIFNEPISKGDVIKDPSMAFGEGYMEKKLDIEGSVEDVIQSLYNNKESFMRNGEKYSKLIKILPNTIRKSKKDIKFHYDIGNDFYKLWLDKTMTYSCGYFKSPNDSLEQAQKNKVEHILKKLSLKKDVTLLDIGCGWGELIITAAKEYGVKALGVTLSEEQFKVVKERVKKEGLEGRVDVILEDYREIKNRTFDRVVSVGMIEHVGKENIAEYFETVNKLLNKGGISLLHCITGVKKGGTNTWINNYIFPGGYVPAVRELVNNISEQDFYLVDAESLRRHYGKTLECWAENFENAMDEIKKMKEEPFIRMWRLYLNACAASFNSGNIDIHQFLFTKDINDEISWTREYMYK; this is encoded by the coding sequence ATGGATACAAACAAATTATTTTATAAAACTTTGTTTAAAGGACTTTTTTCGGACACATGTGAAGTAAGGTTCTGGGATGGTGAAACAGAAAAATACGGTGAAGGTGAGAGTAAATTCAAGATAATTTTTAATGAGCCTATATCTAAAGGAGATGTCATAAAAGATCCTTCAATGGCATTTGGTGAAGGATACATGGAGAAAAAGCTTGATATTGAAGGTAGTGTTGAAGATGTTATCCAATCACTATACAACAATAAAGAAAGCTTTATGAGAAATGGAGAAAAGTATTCCAAGCTCATTAAAATCTTACCTAATACAATTAGAAAAAGTAAAAAAGATATAAAGTTTCACTATGATATAGGAAATGACTTCTATAAATTATGGCTAGATAAAACAATGACATATTCATGTGGATATTTTAAATCCCCTAATGACAGTTTAGAGCAGGCACAGAAAAATAAAGTTGAACATATATTAAAAAAATTATCCCTAAAGAAAGACGTTACTTTGTTAGATATAGGATGCGGTTGGGGAGAACTTATAATAACCGCTGCAAAGGAATATGGAGTTAAAGCTCTTGGAGTTACTTTAAGTGAAGAACAATTTAAGGTTGTTAAGGAAAGAGTGAAAAAAGAAGGACTTGAAGGAAGAGTTGATGTAATTCTTGAAGATTATAGAGAGATAAAAAATAGAACTTTTGATAGAGTAGTAAGTGTTGGAATGATAGAGCATGTAGGTAAGGAGAATATAGCTGAATACTTTGAGACAGTGAACAAGCTTCTTAATAAAGGTGGAATTTCACTTCTTCATTGTATAACAGGAGTAAAAAAAGGCGGTACAAATACCTGGATAAATAATTATATTTTCCCGGGCGGATATGTTCCTGCTGTTAGAGAATTAGTTAACAATATTTCAGAACAAGATTTTTATTTAGTAGATGCTGAAAGTTTAAGAAGACATTATGGTAAGACACTTGAATGTTGGGCAGAAAATTTTGAAAATGCTATGGATGAGATTAAAAAAATGAAGGAAGAGCCTTTTATAAGAATGTGGAGATTATATCTAAATGCTTGTGCAGCATCATTTAATAGTGGAAATATTGATATACATCAATTTCTTTTTACAAAAGATATTAACGATGAAATATCTTGGACTAGGGAATATATGTATAAATAA
- a CDS encoding amino acid ABC transporter permease — protein sequence MNFSVGYFLNSFPDLLKYIHYTIFMAVISTIIGLVIATILAPIKMLKIKGLSQVIGVYISFFRGTPLLVQLFVFYYGLPQLIKPLKNVTPLEAMILGLSLCGSAYMAEIIRGAIESVEKGQMEAALSVGMTKFQAFTRIIYPQAIRVAIPGIGNQFVDLLKSSSLAFVLGLTEILARAQMNAASSFKVMESYLSLAIIYWVTVEIFNFLQRIIEKRISRAY from the coding sequence ATGAATTTTAGCGTTGGATATTTTTTGAATTCATTTCCGGATTTATTAAAGTATATTCATTATACGATATTTATGGCGGTAATATCAACAATTATAGGACTTGTTATAGCAACTATTCTTGCACCTATAAAGATGCTTAAAATAAAGGGATTATCTCAAGTTATAGGAGTGTATATATCTTTTTTTAGAGGAACACCGCTTTTGGTACAATTATTTGTTTTTTATTATGGACTTCCACAACTAATAAAACCTCTGAAAAATGTAACGCCACTTGAGGCAATGATTTTAGGACTTAGTTTATGTGGTTCAGCTTATATGGCAGAAATAATAAGAGGAGCTATAGAGTCAGTTGAAAAAGGACAAATGGAGGCAGCTTTGTCAGTTGGAATGACTAAATTTCAAGCGTTTACTAGAATAATTTATCCTCAAGCAATAAGAGTGGCAATCCCAGGAATAGGAAATCAATTTGTGGATTTGTTAAAAAGTTCATCTCTTGCTTTTGTTCTAGGTTTAACAGAAATTTTAGCCAGAGCACAAATGAATGCGGCTTCTAGTTTTAAGGTTATGGAAAGTTATCTTTCTTTAGCAATAATATATTGGGTGACTGTTGAGATATTTAACTTTCTTCAAAGAATTATTGAAAAAAGAATATCAAGGGCATACTAA
- a CDS encoding amino acid ABC transporter ATP-binding protein: MIKIESLHKTYGDNEVLKGISLEIKAGEIVAVIGPSGTGKSTFLRCLNYLERPDSGTLLIGDVRVDFENISKDEVYSLRKKTSMVFQNYNLFKNKTALENVMEALRVVKKMPKDEAEKVSLEALKQVGLLDKANSYPSRLSGGQQQRIGIARAMVLKPEIILFDEPTSALDPEWVGEVLDVIKGIASRHLTMIIVTHEMSFAREIADKIVFLDGGKIIQYGTPEEVFEKSNNDRVNQFIKKLH, from the coding sequence ATGATAAAAATTGAAAGTCTTCATAAAACTTATGGAGATAATGAGGTTTTAAAAGGAATAAGTTTAGAGATTAAAGCTGGAGAAATAGTAGCAGTTATAGGACCTTCTGGAACTGGTAAGTCTACCTTTCTTAGATGTTTGAATTACCTTGAAAGACCAGATAGCGGAACTTTACTTATAGGAGATGTAAGAGTTGATTTTGAGAATATAAGCAAAGATGAAGTATATAGTCTAAGAAAAAAAACTTCTATGGTATTTCAAAATTATAATTTGTTTAAGAACAAAACTGCATTGGAAAATGTAATGGAGGCTCTTAGGGTTGTAAAAAAAATGCCTAAAGATGAAGCTGAAAAAGTAAGTTTAGAAGCGCTTAAGCAGGTAGGACTTTTGGATAAGGCGAATAGCTATCCATCAAGGCTTTCCGGGGGGCAACAGCAGAGAATTGGTATAGCTAGAGCAATGGTATTGAAGCCTGAGATTATTTTATTTGACGAACCTACATCAGCTCTTGATCCAGAATGGGTAGGAGAGGTTTTAGATGTAATAAAGGGGATTGCAAGCAGGCATCTAACAATGATAATAGTTACTCATGAAATGAGTTTTGCAAGAGAGATAGCGGACAAAATTGTTTTCCTTGACGGAGGAAAGATAATTCAATATGGAACACCAGAAGAGGTGTTTGAGAAATCTAATAATGATAGGGTAAATCAATTTATAAAAAAGTTACACTAG
- a CDS encoding transporter substrate-binding domain-containing protein, with amino-acid sequence MKKKLITLSMALLMSVGIFTGCTQSGTSNSDNSDKNVIKVGTSTDYRPFAFINQGESQDKVKGLEIDVWNEIGKRNNWKVKYVIANWNGLIGMLDSGKVDTVAHQVTVTEERKGKYYFSDPYVYSGVQLAVKKGNNSVQSLKDLNGKTVAVESGMNFYKAIEKYNANGGKVNIKQYSDYNSIFSEVNLGRADALVEDKLAIMDTIKNSKYDLELAGKPIENMENAYPFIKNTANKQKVDKINKTLAAMRKDGTLKKISEKWFGADITSNTEE; translated from the coding sequence ATGAAGAAGAAGTTAATTACATTATCAATGGCATTATTAATGAGTGTAGGAATATTCACTGGATGTACACAAAGCGGCACATCAAATAGTGATAATAGCGATAAGAATGTTATAAAAGTAGGTACTTCTACTGACTATAGGCCGTTTGCGTTTATAAATCAAGGTGAGAGCCAGGATAAGGTAAAGGGCCTTGAGATTGATGTATGGAATGAAATTGGAAAGAGAAATAATTGGAAGGTTAAGTATGTAATAGCTAATTGGAATGGCTTAATAGGTATGCTTGATTCTGGAAAGGTCGATACAGTAGCTCATCAGGTTACAGTTACAGAAGAAAGAAAAGGAAAATATTATTTTTCAGATCCATATGTTTACTCAGGAGTTCAACTTGCAGTTAAAAAAGGAAATAATTCAGTACAATCTTTAAAAGATTTAAATGGAAAAACAGTTGCAGTTGAATCAGGAATGAATTTCTATAAAGCTATAGAAAAATATAATGCTAATGGTGGGAAAGTTAATATAAAACAGTACAGTGATTATAATTCAATCTTTTCTGAGGTTAACTTAGGAAGAGCAGATGCACTTGTAGAGGATAAACTTGCTATAATGGATACTATAAAGAACTCAAAATACGATCTTGAGCTTGCAGGAAAGCCTATAGAGAATATGGAAAATGCATATCCATTTATTAAAAACACTGCAAACAAGCAAAAAGTAGATAAAATAAATAAAACATTAGCAGCAATGAGAAAAGATGGAACCTTAAAGAAAATATCAGAAAAATGGTTCGGAGCAGACATAACTTCAAATACGGAAGAATAA
- a CDS encoding DUF1836 domain-containing protein, which yields MNDEILELAKQILDYTPIKNHEIPDIDLYMDQVTSFMENKLKAFKRSDDDIILTKTMINNYTKNKLIAPPIKKKYSKENMMMLIFIYHLKQTLSIGDIGDLLNFMVSSTDGINIDDLYDKFLLAQKNSSASFIKGLDDKLNFLDKTNTEDKTKNEQLFLLISELILSANIQKRMAEKIIDCYFKDSDNKK from the coding sequence ATGAATGATGAAATTTTAGAATTAGCTAAACAAATACTCGATTATACTCCAATTAAAAACCATGAAATTCCAGATATAGATTTGTATATGGATCAAGTCACATCTTTTATGGAAAATAAGCTTAAAGCCTTTAAAAGAAGTGATGATGATATTATCTTAACTAAAACTATGATAAATAATTATACAAAAAATAAATTAATAGCTCCTCCTATTAAAAAAAAATACAGCAAAGAAAATATGATGATGTTAATATTTATATATCATCTAAAGCAGACACTTTCAATTGGTGATATAGGAGATTTACTAAATTTCATGGTAAGTTCAACTGATGGTATAAATATTGACGATTTATATGATAAGTTTTTATTAGCACAAAAGAATTCTTCCGCTTCATTTATAAAAGGCTTAGATGATAAATTAAATTTTTTAGACAAAACTAACACTGAAGATAAGACTAAAAACGAACAGCTCTTCTTATTAATATCAGAATTAATTTTAAGTGCAAATATACAAAAAAGAATGGCTGAAAAAATTATTGATTGTTATTTTAAAGATAGTGATAATAAAAAATAA
- the trhA gene encoding PAQR family membrane homeostasis protein TrhA — MFSKLKDPVSGITHLVGAVLSIIALVCMVHHSIVADSKISIAASIIFGVSLIFLYSASASYHLINVSRRLTTILRKIDHMMIFVLIAGTYTPICLITLNGKIGNIILFLIWAVAILGIVLKLVWFNAPRWLYTLFYIAMGWIVVFAFAPISRIMALPGIIFMVLGGIVYSMGGIIYALKWPVRNAKYFGFHEIFHLFVMAGSLFHFIMIYNYVI; from the coding sequence ATGTTTTCGAAATTAAAGGATCCTGTAAGTGGAATTACTCACTTGGTGGGAGCTGTTTTATCTATAATTGCTTTGGTTTGTATGGTTCATCACTCTATAGTTGCGGACAGTAAGATTAGTATTGCTGCGTCTATAATTTTTGGAGTAAGTCTAATTTTTCTATATTCAGCCAGTGCATCATATCATTTGATAAATGTATCTAGGCGTTTAACAACAATTTTAAGGAAAATTGATCATATGATGATCTTTGTTTTAATTGCAGGAACATATACTCCTATATGTTTAATAACTCTTAATGGTAAGATTGGTAATATAATATTGTTTCTAATATGGGCAGTTGCCATATTAGGTATAGTATTAAAGCTTGTATGGTTTAATGCACCTAGATGGTTATATACTTTATTTTATATAGCTATGGGATGGATTGTTGTATTTGCTTTTGCACCCATAAGTAGAATTATGGCACTTCCTGGAATAATCTTCATGGTTTTAGGTGGAATTGTTTATAGTATGGGTGGAATTATATATGCTTTAAAGTGGCCAGTAAGAAATGCTAAGTACTTTGGATTTCATGAGATTTTTCATCTATTTGTTATGGCAGGAAGTTTATTTCATTTTATTATGATATACAACTATGTCATATAA
- a CDS encoding MATE family efflux transporter produces the protein MNEPNELETEGVWKLLLKFSIPSIIGMVVNALYSIVDRIFVGRGVNSTALSGVAITYPISNVILAFGMLAGIGCSALVSIKLGQKKVKQAEKIIGNTFTLLIIFSLVVTFFGLIFLEPMLKLLGASKNTMPYAKQFAVIILSGVILQNMGFGLNSTMRAEGDPKMAMKTMLIGAVLNFIMNPLFIFVLKLGVRGSALATIVSQAVCSVWVLYYFIKGKSFLKIKRENIRLRREVVREVISIGMSPFAMQLAASLITITFNKSLEKYGGDTSIAAFSLISSIQMLILMPIFGINQGSQPIIGYNYGAKNIKRVKKALWYAVLSALCISFLGFIIVQIFPTQIISLFNKNDMKLIGVGTRGISIFLLMLPVIGPQAVCTNYFQAVGKAKKSMLLSLLRQVIFLLPSLIVLPRFFGLNGIWAAGPTSDFLAFAVTTIIIMIEMKKIGEINS, from the coding sequence ATGAATGAACCTAATGAACTTGAAACGGAAGGAGTGTGGAAGCTTCTTTTAAAATTTTCAATACCATCTATAATAGGGATGGTAGTTAATGCTTTATATAGTATTGTTGACAGAATATTTGTTGGAAGGGGGGTAAATTCTACTGCGCTTTCTGGCGTAGCTATAACATATCCAATAAGTAATGTTATACTTGCATTTGGAATGCTTGCAGGTATAGGATGTTCTGCTCTAGTCTCTATAAAACTTGGTCAGAAAAAGGTAAAACAAGCTGAAAAAATAATTGGAAATACCTTTACGCTTTTAATTATATTTTCTTTAGTAGTAACTTTTTTTGGACTAATATTTCTTGAACCTATGCTGAAGCTTTTGGGGGCAAGTAAAAATACAATGCCTTATGCTAAGCAGTTTGCTGTTATAATTTTATCTGGAGTGATTCTTCAAAATATGGGATTTGGTCTTAATTCAACGATGAGAGCTGAAGGCGACCCTAAAATGGCTATGAAAACTATGCTTATAGGAGCAGTTTTGAATTTTATCATGAATCCGCTTTTTATTTTTGTTTTAAAGTTAGGAGTAAGAGGTTCAGCACTGGCAACAATAGTTTCTCAAGCAGTTTGCTCTGTATGGGTTCTTTATTATTTTATAAAAGGAAAAAGTTTCCTTAAGATAAAAAGAGAGAATATAAGACTTAGAAGAGAAGTAGTAAGAGAGGTAATATCAATAGGTATGTCACCTTTTGCTATGCAGCTTGCAGCAAGTCTTATTACCATTACATTTAATAAAAGCTTAGAAAAGTACGGTGGAGACACTTCAATTGCAGCTTTTTCACTTATAAGCAGCATTCAAATGTTGATATTGATGCCTATATTTGGAATAAATCAAGGTTCTCAACCTATAATAGGATATAATTATGGGGCAAAAAATATAAAACGTGTAAAGAAAGCTCTGTGGTATGCTGTTCTTTCAGCATTATGTATTTCTTTTTTGGGATTTATTATTGTACAGATATTCCCAACACAAATTATATCGCTATTTAATAAAAACGACATGAAGCTTATAGGGGTTGGAACAAGAGGAATATCAATTTTTCTTTTGATGCTTCCAGTAATAGGGCCTCAAGCGGTTTGTACTAATTACTTTCAGGCAGTTGGTAAGGCTAAAAAGTCAATGCTTTTAAGCCTTTTAAGGCAAGTAATATTCTTACTTCCTTCGCTTATAGTACTTCCAAGGTTTTTTGGATTAAACGGCATTTGGGCAGCAGGACCAACTTCTGATTTTCTTGCTTTTGCAGTCACAACAATCATTATAATGATCGAAATGAAGAAGATAGGTGAAATAAACTCATAA
- a CDS encoding Crp/Fnr family transcriptional regulator, producing MDKKILTVLKHCILFSKIETQEIDHLFSSINYSIKEYYKDETIAIEGDTCNKIGIVLSGCVEIQKIYESGKSLTITTLEESKIFGEAIIFSNKTSYPSTIIACTKSTIIFIPKASISKLCSDNSLFLNGFMSLLSNKILMLNKKLKNMSYHTIREKISNYILEQYEAQNNLTFKMNKSKKQLSEMLGIPRPSLSREFINLREEGIIDFDRTSITILDINSLKEILEAAE from the coding sequence ATGGATAAAAAAATTTTAACCGTATTAAAACATTGTATCTTATTTTCAAAAATTGAAACTCAGGAAATTGATCATTTATTTTCATCTATAAATTACTCAATAAAAGAATACTATAAAGATGAAACTATCGCAATTGAAGGCGATACGTGCAATAAAATTGGAATAGTATTAAGCGGTTGTGTTGAAATACAGAAAATTTACGAATCTGGTAAAAGTCTTACAATAACAACACTAGAAGAAAGCAAGATATTTGGTGAAGCAATAATATTCTCCAATAAAACAAGCTATCCTTCTACAATAATAGCATGTACTAAAAGTACTATAATTTTTATTCCCAAAGCCTCAATATCTAAATTATGCAGCGACAATTCCCTTTTCCTTAATGGCTTTATGTCTCTTCTATCTAATAAGATATTGATGTTGAATAAAAAATTAAAAAATATGTCTTATCATACTATAAGAGAGAAAATATCAAACTATATACTTGAACAGTACGAAGCTCAAAATAACTTAACTTTTAAAATGAATAAGTCAAAAAAACAGTTGTCTGAAATGCTTGGAATTCCAAGGCCATCATTATCTAGAGAATTCATAAACCTACGTGAAGAAGGAATTATAGACTTTGATAGAACATCTATTACAATATTAGATATTAACTCTTTAAAAGAAATTTTAGAAGCTGCAGAATAA
- a CDS encoding ATP-binding protein produces the protein MKRKIVNIDKDKCNGCGLCSEACHENAIEIINGKAELLSDEYCDGLGDCLPHCPVDAITIIERESKEYDEEAVQRRIEEKKKSKLAKPCGCPGAMAKKIERVAKPLAKVKEDRSSVSELMQWPVQLRLVSPGAPYFKNANLLVAADCTAYAYGDFHNDFIKNHITVIGCPKLDDVTYYKDKLKEIIELNDLKSITVVRMEVPCCSGIVSAVKTAMLEAKVIVPFREVIIGTNGEIR, from the coding sequence ATGAAAAGAAAAATAGTAAACATAGATAAAGATAAATGTAATGGATGTGGACTTTGTAGTGAAGCATGTCATGAAAATGCAATTGAAATAATTAATGGAAAAGCAGAGCTTTTATCTGATGAATATTGTGATGGTTTAGGAGATTGTTTACCTCATTGTCCAGTTGATGCAATAACTATAATAGAGAGAGAAAGTAAGGAATATGATGAAGAGGCAGTTCAGAGAAGAATTGAAGAAAAGAAAAAATCAAAGTTAGCTAAACCCTGTGGATGTCCAGGAGCTATGGCTAAAAAAATAGAAAGAGTAGCTAAGCCTTTAGCTAAAGTAAAGGAAGATAGGTCTTCTGTTTCAGAGTTAATGCAGTGGCCAGTTCAGTTAAGGCTTGTAAGTCCAGGAGCTCCATATTTTAAAAATGCTAATCTTTTAGTAGCTGCAGATTGTACAGCCTATGCTTATGGTGACTTTCACAATGATTTTATAAAGAATCATATAACAGTAATAGGATGTCCAAAACTTGATGATGTTACATATTACAAAGATAAGTTGAAAGAAATTATAGAACTTAATGACCTTAAGAGTATAACAGTTGTTAGAATGGAGGTACCTTGCTGTTCAGGCATAGTTTCAGCAGTAAAGACTGCTATGCTTGAAGCAAAAGTTATAGTACCTTTTAGAGAAGTTATTATAGGAACTAATGGTGAAATTAGATAA